A segment of the Filifactor alocis ATCC 35896 genome:
TTTTTAGTTGTTCTTCGATGGCTTTTGCACATTGAAAGTGTCCCATTCCACATTTTGCTGTTAGTGTCAATACTTTCATTTTATTCACCACTTTCTCTTTTGATAGAATGCTGTCACATCTACTACCTATTATATACAATATTCTTTGTAAAAACATTATAAAAAGTGTGTGATTTAATCATAAAAATCATATAAAGCTGTAGTTTTGTAGGATTTTTATAGGTAGATGTTTGAAATAAAGTGGTGTATTATATTTGTTGTTGAAAGGGTATAAAACGAAAAATAGGGTAAGAAATGAATTGACATACTATTAAATAACAGTAGTTGTGAGTAAAGTGTATTTACCGTATTGAGATAATTGGTGATATTGATGAAATAGATAGTAGTTCGATAAAATTTGTACAAGAATGATGGAGTGAAGTTTGTGGATTTGTTTTATACTAAAATTAAAGAGGGGGGAATATCATGAATATGATGCAATCTTTCAATAGGACGATAGATTATATTGAGACAGTTTTGGATGATCAAGTAGATGAAAAGAAGATATTATATCTATCCGGATACTCTTATCCGATGTTCAGCAGATTATTTTCTGTTTTGACAGGAAGCTCCTTGTCGGAATATATCAGAAATAGGCGGTTAACGGAATCGGCAATTGAATTAAGAAATTGTGATAACAAAATAACCGATATTGCATTCAAGTATGGTTATGACTCTTTGGATTCATTTGGAGCTGCATTCAAAAAGTTTCATGGTTTTACCCCTTCTCAGGTAAGGCACGGTAAACCGTTTCAATTGGTTTCTCGTGTTCAATTAACACTGACAATAAAAGGAGGAAGAAGTATGAACGTTTCCATTCAAAAAAAGGCGGGATTTTTTGTTGCGGGTATTGTTGCAAAAGAGATTGAATCGTCATTATGTGAAGAAGTATGGGCAAAATTATTTGAAAACTACAGTCATGAGGAATTATCTAAATTAGGAACCGGAGAGAGTGTAGGTGTTTGTTATGATATGAGTAATCCTAATAAGATAAATTATATGGCAGGGTATATTGTTTCTGAACTTGTGAAAGCGAAAGGTATGGGATTAGATATTTTGGAGGTAGAGGAAACGGAATATGCGGTCTTAGAGTTGGAAGGGAAAGTGCCGGACTGTATTCATAACGGTTGGAAGTATGCTATGGAAGTATTTTTCCCGGAACACGGTTATCGTCATTCGGGGAAACCGGATTTTGAATACTATTATGAAGGAGATATGGATAGTTCTGATTATAAGATGGAACTTTGGATACCGATTGTAAAAGAATAGAGCAAGCAAAAAGCATTTTGTTGAGAAATATTCTAACAAAATGCTTTTTTGTAAGTTATGAACCCTATTTTAAGGTTGGTTATTTAATTACCATATTTAATATTTTTCCCGGAACATAAATAGTTTTTATGACTTTTTTATCTCCGATAAAGTTTTTGATATTTTCTTCTGTTTCTACAATTTTGAGAAGTTCTTCTTGAGTAATATCTTTTGAAACGGTTACTTTACCACGAATTTTACCGTTGATTTGAATAGGAATTTCAACAACAGTATCTATCGTTTTGGATTCATCCCATGTTGGCCAATCGGTATGGTCCATATCTTTTTCAAATTGTTGCAGTTCCCAAATTTCGCAACAAATATGAGGTGCAATCGGATAAAGTAATGTGATAAAATCTTGAAGTTCTTTTCTTGTGATAAATTCATCATCATAGAATTGGTTAACGGCTGTCATCATAGCAGCGATTGCCGTATTGAATTTTACGTTTTCGAAGTCTTCAGAAACTTTTTTGATTGTTTTGTGCATTAATGAAATATGTTTTTTGTCATATTCATTTTGTTCAGTTACCATTTCCTGTAGTTTCCATACACGTTCCAAGAATCTTTTACATCCTTTTACACTGCTGTCAGACCAAACGGCAGGGCGTTCATAATCCCCGATAAACATAATGTAAGTTCTCAATGTATCGGCGCCGTAGTTATCGATAATTTCGTTCGGATTGATAACATTACCACGAGATTTGGACATTTTTTCACCGTCAGGACCTAAAATTAAACCTTGAGCGGTACGCTTTTTGTATGGTTCCGGATAGGATACTGCATCGATATCATGTAGGAATTGATGCCAGAATCTGGAATAGATAAGATGGCGACTCACATGTTCCATACCACCGTTATACCAGTCTACAGGTCCCCAATAATCCAAGGCTTCTTGGGATGCAAGTGCATCATTGTTGTGAGGATCCATATATCTTAGGAAGTACCAAGAGGAACCTGCCCATTGTGGCATGGTATCCGTTTCACGTTTAGCAGGTTTTCCGCAAACTGGACAGGTTACCTTTACCCAGTCTTCGATATTTGCAAGTGGAGATTCACCAGTGTTGGTAGGTCGATATTCTTCAACATCGGGAAGAGTGACAGGTAACTGTTCTTCCGGAACAGGAACCATTCCACAGTGTTCACAATGAATAATAGGAATCGGTTCTCCCCAATATCTTTGACGATTGAACGCCCAGTTTTTCATTTTGTAGTTTGTTTTTGCTTCACCTAATTTATTTTCCTCAATATGACGGATGATTGCCGGAATCGCTTCTTCTACAGTCAAGCCGTCGAATTTGTCAGAATTTACAAGGATGTCTTGTGGTGAAGTTTTGTATACTTCATTTTGAACATCTCCGCCTTTTACGACTTCTACGATTGGAATATTGAATTTCTTTGCAAATTCCCAGTCTCTGCTGTCATGAGCAGGCACAGCCATAATTGCGCCGGTTCCGTATCCCATCATTACATAGTCGGAAATCCAAATAGGAATTTCTTTTTTTGTTAGAGGGTTGATTACGGTCAATCCTTTGATTTCAACTCCTGTTTTATCTTTTGCAAGTTGAACTCTTTCGAATTCGGTTTTTCTGGTAGCTTGTTCTTGATAATCTTTGATTTCATCCAAGTTTTGCAGCTTAGCTTCATATTTTTTGAGATAAGGATGTTCAGGAGCCATAACCATAAAGGTAACACCGAATATGGTATCCGGCCGAGTTGTGTAAATTCTTAAGAAATCTTCTGTACCCGAGATAGGGAAGTTGACTTCTGCACCATTGCTTCTCCCAATCCAATTTTCTTGTTCTAATTTGATTCGAGGTAAGAAGTCTAACTCTTCCAATCCATCTAATAATTTGTCTGCATATTCTCTGATTTTTAGAAACCAAACATCTTTTTCCATCTGAACAACATCATGTCCGCAACGATCACAAACACCGTTTTGAGATTCTTCATTTGCCAAAACCACCTTACAATTGTTACAGAAATTTACATAAGTGGTGTCTTTGTATGCAAGCTTGTGTTTGAACATTTGTAAAAAAATCCATTGTGTCCATTTGTAATAGTTTGGGTCGGTTGTATCAATAGTTCGTTCCCAATCAAAAGAATAACCTGCGGACTTTAATTGATCGGTAAATACTTCAATATTACGATCAGTAACAGTTCGCGGATGTTCTCCGGTCTGCATAGCATAGTTTTCTGTCGGAAGTCCGAATGCATCCCAACCGATAGGGAACAACACATTATATCCTTCCAGTCTTCTTTTTCTGGAAATTACTTCAAGAGAAGTATAGGCTCTGATATGTCCGACATGAAGTCCTGCACCTGATGGATATGGAAACTCAATCAAGTTAAAATATTTCTTTTTATTGTGGTCGATTTCAGAGCGGAATGTGTGGTTCTTTTCCCAATGGGATTGCCATTTTTTTTCAATTTGATTTGGATTGTATTCTCTCATAAACTCACTCCTTTAGATAATTTAAATAGCTTATTTTACAATATTTAACAGAGAATCATGAGTTCTATAAAAATTATGTTCTTCAAGAGATGGTATCAATAGAAATCTTACATTTTTCAGAAACAACTCTTTTAATGCAATAAAAAAATCTTCCTCTCTAAACGATAGAGACGAAGATTCGCGGTACCACTCTAATTGATAAAAAATTGATTTTTTATCCTCTTGAAGGATTTAACGCATTCCTTACGTCTGATTTTTCAGAAACTCCAAGACAAGTTCAAAAAGTTGATTTTATCGTTTTTCAGCAAGCAACGACTCTCTGTAAAAATTTTCTTTTTTACTACTTCTTTTCTTCGTTAAATATTTTATAATGTAGTTATATTATCAAAAAATATGAGATAACGCAACCACCAAACAAAATATTTCACAAATTATCAAAAAATATTTGACAAATGAAAATATGCGTATTATACTGTAAAAAATTAAAAAAACATATGTGCTAAAAGTCGTTTTTTTGTTATTTTTTTATAATAAAAGAACGGAAATTTAGTTTCGTGATTTCAAAAAAAGACAGCATTAACCTAATTTTTGAATAAATTTTTAAGGGTTTGCAAAATTTTTTTGCCCTTTTTCAGATTTTGCAAAATTATGAAAATGCTACAGATATCCTGATATTTCAATCTAAAATGTGTTTTTGCAACAGTTTTGAGAATTGTTTTGATGGAGTACATATCATAAAATAATTCAGTTTTATGATAATATGATAAAAGGAAATAATTTGGATTTGTGTATGTTCACAGTAGAATACACAATACTTGTTATTGAAAAAACATTCACAGGAGGCAAATTATGAAAAGAATTGTAGTGGCACTTGGTGGAAACGCATTAGGAAACAGTCCTGAAGAACAAATGCAGAAAGTAAAACATACTGCAAAACCTATTGTTGATTTGATTGCTGAGGGAAATGAAGTGATTGTTGCACATGGAAACGGCCCTCAAGTAGGTATGATAAACCTTGCGATGGATACGGCATCTAACAGTGAAGCAAAAACTGCAAAAATGCCGTTTCCGGAATGTGGAGCGATGAGTCAAGGATATATTGGATATCATCTTCAAAATGCAATTCGTGAAGAGTTAATTAACAGAGGAATGAATAAACCTGTTGCAACTATCATCACTCAAGTTATTGTTGATAAAAATGATGCAGCTTTTGAAAATC
Coding sequences within it:
- a CDS encoding AraC family transcriptional regulator, with protein sequence MNMMQSFNRTIDYIETVLDDQVDEKKILYLSGYSYPMFSRLFSVLTGSSLSEYIRNRRLTESAIELRNCDNKITDIAFKYGYDSLDSFGAAFKKFHGFTPSQVRHGKPFQLVSRVQLTLTIKGGRSMNVSIQKKAGFFVAGIVAKEIESSLCEEVWAKLFENYSHEELSKLGTGESVGVCYDMSNPNKINYMAGYIVSELVKAKGMGLDILEVEETEYAVLELEGKVPDCIHNGWKYAMEVFFPEHGYRHSGKPDFEYYYEGDMDSSDYKMELWIPIVKE
- the leuS gene encoding leucine--tRNA ligase, producing MREYNPNQIEKKWQSHWEKNHTFRSEIDHNKKKYFNLIEFPYPSGAGLHVGHIRAYTSLEVISRKRRLEGYNVLFPIGWDAFGLPTENYAMQTGEHPRTVTDRNIEVFTDQLKSAGYSFDWERTIDTTDPNYYKWTQWIFLQMFKHKLAYKDTTYVNFCNNCKVVLANEESQNGVCDRCGHDVVQMEKDVWFLKIREYADKLLDGLEELDFLPRIKLEQENWIGRSNGAEVNFPISGTEDFLRIYTTRPDTIFGVTFMVMAPEHPYLKKYEAKLQNLDEIKDYQEQATRKTEFERVQLAKDKTGVEIKGLTVINPLTKKEIPIWISDYVMMGYGTGAIMAVPAHDSRDWEFAKKFNIPIVEVVKGGDVQNEVYKTSPQDILVNSDKFDGLTVEEAIPAIIRHIEENKLGEAKTNYKMKNWAFNRQRYWGEPIPIIHCEHCGMVPVPEEQLPVTLPDVEEYRPTNTGESPLANIEDWVKVTCPVCGKPAKRETDTMPQWAGSSWYFLRYMDPHNNDALASQEALDYWGPVDWYNGGMEHVSRHLIYSRFWHQFLHDIDAVSYPEPYKKRTAQGLILGPDGEKMSKSRGNVINPNEIIDNYGADTLRTYIMFIGDYERPAVWSDSSVKGCKRFLERVWKLQEMVTEQNEYDKKHISLMHKTIKKVSEDFENVKFNTAIAAMMTAVNQFYDDEFITRKELQDFITLLYPIAPHICCEIWELQQFEKDMDHTDWPTWDESKTIDTVVEIPIQINGKIRGKVTVSKDITQEELLKIVETEENIKNFIGDKKVIKTIYVPGKILNMVIK